Genomic segment of Citrus sinensis cultivar Valencia sweet orange chromosome 7, DVS_A1.0, whole genome shotgun sequence:
GAACAATTTGTATATgcatcaaatggatgttaaaatCGATCTTCTTAATGGTgatcttgatgaagaaatttatgTGGAACAAACTTAGGGATTTGTTTTGCCTGGAAATGAGAAAAAGGTATGCAAGTTAGTCAAGTCGCTTTATGGTTTAAAGCAAGCACAAAAACAATGGCATGAGAAGTTTGATTcggtaattttatttcatagttttaAGCATAATAAGGAtgataaatgtatatattttaaatttacgaATGATTTTGGTGTGATTATATGCTTGTATATTGATGACTTGCTTATATTGGGAACAAATATGCGAGTAAATGATACAAAGAAGTATTTTACTTCACAATTTAAGATGAAAGATCTTCGTGAAGTAGATACTATCTTAGGTGTCAAAGTGAAGAAATATAGTGGGGGTTACTCGTTGTGTCAATTTCATTATATAGAGAAAGTgtttcttaaattcaattatttgaaatttaaagaagctaATACCCATTATGattatagtattaaattaCTAGAGAATTCAGGCCGAGCAGTAGCACAACTAGAATATGCCAGTAATGTTGGTAGCGTGATGTATGCTATGTATTGTACAAGGCCAGATATAGCCTTTGCAGTTTGTAAAATGTCAAGATTCACGAGCAACGCTAGTGTTGAACACTGGAAAGCAATTAGTAGGATACTTGGTTATCTTACAAAGGACCATTAATTTGGGCTTATTTTATAGTGATTATCCTAAAGTACTGGAAGGATATTTAGATGCTAATCAGGTAACCAATACAAGAGATAATAAATCCACTTCTGGTTGGATTTTTACAATTGCTGGAAGAGCAATTTCTTGGgcttcaaagaaacaaacatgCATAACTCACTCAACAATGGAAAGTGAGTTTATAACACTTGCAACTGCAGGCAAGGAAGCAGAATGACTGAGAAATTTGTTATTTGATATAATGTTGTGGCCACAACCGatgccatttatttttttgtactaaGCTAGTGAAGCTACATTGTCTAGAGCTTATAATAAAGTGTATAATGGAAAGTCTACATATATTAGATTGAAAACAACAATTAAGAGATAGATTAAAGGCTGTAACAGAAGATTAAAGAGAAGATATCAACAAGACTAAGCAAACtttagtttttcttcttcttttcttgttttctagtTAATTATGGAATATATTGAATGgttataacaattttatttattgttctaTTACAAATCAtgaattgaattggattgtggttgagtgataaacgaTTTTAATAGATATTTGACTGACATATGTATGTTACTCTGTATTTGCTACAACAGTTTGTCTTAAttgtctttattttaatttcctatTTCAGCAGACCACCCATTTATTGGATACTAGCTAGAAATAGCCTAAAAAAAGTCTGACTTAGTCgattaaattaagataatacttggttttagattgagtttccTAAGTTGAgaaaatctcaatttgaataaggtcatacttaatataaaattagtgaAGAACTAGACATAAAGATTAGGAATACCAAAAGGTTAGGTCGGGCTCGGGCTTGGCCAAGCCCTACCCGACccgataaaaaaaaataaaacccgACCctaaaaaaacccaaaaaatatttagttaaGGTCGGGCCTGGCCAGACCCGAATTGGGTCAACATCGGGTCGGGCCCAACCCAACCCTACCGAAATAGTTAATCCTCCCATTTCCCACCACCATTTCAACTAATTCGGCAATTCCTCAACCATTTCAAACACAATTCAATTCCACTTTCCACAACCATTTCAACCCCACACACAATGTAATTCTACAACCATTTTATTCATATACAATTCAATTTAACAacccaacataaaaaataaaaaataaaaaaactcatgtcttatacaaataaaaacacacaatttaGTTCAACAACccaacagtaaaaaaaaatgttttatacaaataaaaaactcatgtcttataattcataaaaacttataattcataaaaactcataattcataaaaactcataaaaatacacaatttgttCGGGCCTTAAAAGTTTGACCCTAACCTTAAAATTTCGagtcaaaaccctaaaaattaagtttgaGTCAATCGGGGCAAAAATATGATCGGGCTAAATTGCCAAGCCTAATAAGGATTCACTATGTAGGATAAAcgaattcaagaacatttaaTGTTATATCTAATATTAGCATAACAATTAGTCATTGTTAAGTTATGTTAGGTATAAGATATCTAACAGGCGATAGCTGAAAATGCATAAGAGATTCTACTCAGTGCTGTAATAGATGATGTAGCAACGGTattgtaattgaaaaaatagtcaaaatcATCAAGTGGGTTTATTAACTCAATTActcattttccattaattaCATCCTTGTGTTTAAcgtgaaaattttcttcattgtattttatttgtttcctttttattttaattagtttgttgattttattaattgtcttattttaaaatagaacaAAACTACACTGTTAAGATTATTGTagcaaatctgataacatcaatccatgtAGAGACGATCTAAATACTAATTAGtatattacttattgtgtatacttgcacattgacacctaTAGCAAGTCGCACGCCAAGGTTGTTTGACAATGTTAAAGATATTCAACTCCATAGTCATATTGCCAAAAAACAATTACATATTTCCAGTCTTGCATTAAATATGAGCATCatcagttgccaagaaaggtcggtcTAGGATAATAGGGTTGTGCTTTTTTGaatcctatattaattaagtgTCAATCATAATCAATGAGCACATCCTCTATAATACCGCGAGATATTTTCATGGATCAATTTGCAAGTTATAACCCAACTGGAGTTAGATGTAATATTCCcggtccaagtttcacaagtCCAACAAAACATTCTCAAATGTGTGATTTACTATATCACATGAGATAGTAGGACAACCTAggtctttgtattttaaagaaattttatgttaaagtATGAAGCTaatgttttctgttaaaaatgccttcttttgaacataaATGTTTCTAAAACGATCAATAAGTACACAAATGGACACAGGAAATTATCACAATTTTGGACCGGAGTGAGGAAAGATAACAACTCGATTTCAATTTTAGGTCCAAACACCCTCCAACTTTCCAATATATTACAATACAGTAAGGAAATTACAATAAAAGCAGTTGCTTTGACGAGGCAATGCCAAAGGTGCTGATTATTCTTCACAGACAACAATCACAAGACATAAAACTTCAGTACTATACTAAAATAACATCCTCACAAACTTTAGCACCAATGATCCCTTCATGCCATTTCATCCATGTGCAATTTATGACAGGTTGCAGCTACAATACaatgataaacaaaattacatcaaagaaataataatatcagaATTGATGACAAATTATCTCATTTTTCTGCAAAATGACTGGATTCTGTACCTACTGCCGACGCCAAAGAAATGAACAGGAATTTGTCAGTTACTCTCAAGAAGCAACTTGTGATGCCTTGCACTGGATTCCGTTTCACCCCAATGCCTGTTTTTACCCTATAATAGAAATACAACCATTGAATCATGCTTACCGAAAGTTCATACTTTCTCAGAAAAAGGGAAAGTAAACATGAGATTATGTAACAAGTAGGTAGACAAGGAAAACTATAAAAGTCACCTGTGGAGGATTGATTACAATTTTGACAGTCTTGGCCATGCTTCCTCTAACTTCATATTCGAAACTTTTTTTCATATCGGTTAGGGTTAGTTCCTTCAAGGTACTCAACTTTTCAAGTTCAATAggcttcttcatttttttgcAACATCTAATCTCTAATTCTCTTAGTTCAGGCATGGCTTCTTTACCAATAGTCCACTCTCGCAACTCCTTCAGCACCCATAACTTCAATACACGGAGTTTTGGAAATCCACCATCGCCACAAGTCATTTCTTCCCCCATGAAAGAATGAGCAAAAAGCCTGAGAATGTTCAGTTCTTTTAGCTGTCCTAGCACTGGCATTGGGTCTTCCGATAGGTATGACAATGACAAAGTAAGGATTCTGAGATTTGGTGGAAGCTTGTCTAGTTTAAGTGGTTCTGGTAACTTTCCAAGCAAATACAACTCATTCAGTGCCCTGTGATTATTCAGGGGTCCAATAACAAGGTCCGAGGGTTCACCAAAATCATTTAGTGATCTCAACCTTAAAGACTCAAGACTTATCAGGTCTTGAATCCACTTAGCTATCTGCCCAAGCGATGCAATATGGCAGGTCAGACCCAATTTCTTAAGACCCCTCAAGCTTTCCAACCAATTCAATGGAGGGCTCTTGTTGCCGATTAATAAGGACCACAATGTCTGAAGGTTGGTTAAAGAATATTTGACAAATGGCTTCTGAACTGACATTTgcaaataaatatcattcatataGAGATGCCTAAGTGTCTTTACCTTCCAGATTGACTTAGGCAATGAGGTTATATTAGTGTGCTTCAAATCTAAAGTCTCTAGGCAGGGAAGATCACCTACTGACTCTGGAATTGAATCAAGAAAAGTCCACCTCAGACCAAAATACCTCAGAAGCTGCAGCTTTCCTACTGTTTCTGGTAGCACTGGTTTGTAAACACCTTCAAGATCAAGCACTCTGAGCAATCTGTAGCCTCTTCTATTGATCATCTTGTTAAGCAAATTACCTACTTCATCTGCAGGTTTATCTCCCATTCTCTTGTCGAAAGATAAATAAGAATGCAGACATTCGATGTATTCATCTGGAGGAACACTGTCATTCTGGTTGTATAAATGCTCTGAAAGCCTGCGGATGCATAACTCTGGTAAACTGGAGGTAGAATCTGATTTTGCTTTGTGATGGTGGTAAAATCCCATTTTCTCGGCATTCTGAAAAGTGTCATAGAGAGTACTTGGCACACGGCATGTTTTAGGCCTTCCATCTGACCTTCGTTTTACTACTTCGATCATGTTCCTTTGCTCCAGTTGTTCAAAATCTTTCCTTGCCCGATCTTCAGGAGTCATTTCTTCCCCTTCGCTTGGGGTCACAAATCGCTCAGCAAGCCATAACTGAAGCAACCTCCTTACAGGGATCTCATGTGATTTGGGAAAGAGACAGAGATAATGAAGACATGCCTTTAGATGCGCTGATAGATACTTATATCCCAGACCCCAGATAGATGAAGCATCCAAGTTATCTGAGGGAGGCAATTCATCCCGAGAACCAGATTGATCTTTATCTGATGCCACCTGTTCAACATGTTGAATctgcttttcctttttctttccccCAGGCGTGAACCCCTCAATCACCTTTTCCCAATCAGAATTTTGAATCTGCCTGTTAGTAGATAACAAACCTCCCAGCACACATATTGCAAGAGGTAGACCGCCGCATTTTTTCCAGATCTTTTCCTTGAGGTTCAATAATTCTGAAGCACGTTTCTCTCTCCCCACCTTCTTTAGGAACAATTCCCAACTCTCATCTACATTCAGTGGACGAAGCTGGAGAAGAATGATTGACGGACTGAAAGCGCGAGCAACAAAAGCTTCTCTGGTAAGTAGGATCACTCTGCTGCCACTTGATGATGTGTTGGGCGAGAAGATCCTTTGGAGTTCATACCAAGCACCAGGTAAATGGACATCATCCAACACTATCAGGTACCTCTTAGATTGAAAAAGCCGTATAAGCCTACTTTCCAATTCATTGAGCGCCAATTCTTCTGCAATCTTCACCCGTGTGACCTGTTCCAGTATGTCAATGAAGACTTTtctcaaatcaaaatcatgaGAAACGTAAACATTAGCCCAAGCATGGTACTCAAAATTCTGCCTTATATATGAACTGTTGTAAATTGTTTCCACCAGAGTGGTCTTGCCACAGCCGGCCACACCCACCACCGAGATAAGGAAATACTTACTGCTGCTACTCATAGTCAGTTGAGCTAACCTCAACAACTGATCCTCAAGACCGACCATCTCTGCTTCCGGTCCCAAAATCTCTGCAACTGAAATATGTGGCCGAATGGTATTAACATCATCGTCATTCCCGACAACAACAGCTTCGTTTAAAGGAGATCGTGCTTTCATTTCTTTGAAGCTGAGATTCAAATCTCCTCCAAAGAAGTTCAGATTTCGATGCATTGCTGCATCAGCTTCACGAAAACTTAAAATCACCCGGCTACCACTCAGCGAGTTGGGGAAAAGGAACTTGATAATCTCCCAAATATCAGGTGTCCGGACATCAGTTAATATCACTAAGTATCTCTTATGAATCAAGTAATTATGAACCACTGTTTGCGGTGACTCGAGCGACTTCTCTTCCAGTTCCACATCAGTCGGAGCAAATTGGTTTAATATGTTGATGGCAAGTTCTCTTTTATCAAGCCTTGGAGGAACAAGAAACCAAGCACGGCATTGAAAATGATTCTTGATATCGTCACAGCTGTAGATCTTCCACAACTCAGGTGTCTCAGCAGATCCAGCCACATCCACCACCGGAATGTGGAGAGGTGAAGGGTAATCAGAGAGGATTAGTTCTGCCAAACCCTTTACTTCatcattcaaaataaaatccagCATACCAGTTTTCTTATTAGAATTAGCTGCCTCAGAAGCGTTATTGAATGCTGCATTTTCGACGGGGAGCTTCGTACTTGACCTGGTGCCCTGCAATTCAGGTTTCTTTCTTGACTTGCCGCTCGTCAGCGCTGCCGCATCTACAAGCATCGCACTTGACTCTTCTTTGATAACACCTActaatttcttcatcttatcGCTGAAACGACTTTTGATGTAGGCAGACCTCAAATCGATACCAGCTTTAACCAAATGATTCTGTTGTCGGTAAAATTCTTTTCTGATTTCCTTGAGGAATGTGTCTATGGTGTCCTCTGCAAGGTAAACAGCTCGCAGAAACTCAGGACTAAGGCCATTACCTTCTTGACCTTCCAAGGATTTCAGCTCTTTGATGGAATCTCTGACTTGGGAAGCCAGAGCCGGATCTATTATTTCCTTTTCCACCTCTCTTAGTTTCACTATCACCGGCAAAACGGTGGTTTCGACGGCCATCGATTCTCAAACTCCTTTGTGATTGCGAATAAGAATATAATCTGGTAAAACTTTTAGCTTTTTGGGAgattaaattctaaaattccTCCCTGAATCCATAGTCTGTCCATAAGCGTGAGGTTGACTATTAAGcggttcttttttttaattttttatttcgaaGGGTGGACATTTTTTATCCTATTTTGTGTCTGCCATTGCGATCATGTGTTTGGTAGGAGTAAGAGAGCGGGTCCCACCGAGGGCAGTTAAAATCACCCTTTTGGCGGGCCATGACAAACAACATGAATCGAAGAAAATATAGAATACgcaattgtttaaattttccCACAAACAATAAGGTTATGAACTTACGGTTGTTGTTTCGAGTTAGAATTTCAACCACattcagggaaaaaaaatgaaaaaagttggAATTTCAACTCTTGtgtggttttgaattttttcagATGCAGTCTTAACTAATGTGCTGGAGTTGGCGGTTTCAACCACAATCAAGCTCTCGTTCCAAAGTATTCGGACTTCTTGGTGGCCGAAGTAATGAGAGTTAGATACTTTTgtcaaattcattttctggAAGCTAAATTTAGCTCTAACCCATCTTTTATCTGGAGGATTATTTTGTGGGCTAGACAGGTCCTTCAAAAGGGAACAAGATGGAGAGTGAGAAGAGGAGGCGATGTTCCAATTATGGCAAGTAATTGCATTCAGGCCAATAATAATTTAGGCCTAACTTTGTTCCATCCTTACCTGCAGTTGCTAGAGTCTCAGTGCTAATTGACCCCAATCATCAGTGGAATGACAGCTTGATTGACCAGCATTTGCAAATGAGGATGCAGAGATTATATAGAGAATCCCATTACTAAGAACTTCCCAAAAAGATGAGCTACTGTGGCATTGTGATAAGAAAGGGCAATACACAGTGAGGAGTGGCTATCACTTAGCTCTCAACTTTAAGTTTGCTGCCTTCCCAACAAGTTCAACAGGTGATTCTCATGGCTGGCACACCATATGGACTCTCAACTACCAGAGAAGATCAAAATCTTTCTGTGGAGGGCTGACAAGAACTTGTTGCCAAATTCAGAAAACATATCAAGAAGGGAAACTTTGCAAGAACCAATGCGCCAAATCTGCAAAACTGGGGTTGAACAAGTGTTTCTTGCTCGAGTGAGCTAGAATTTGTGGCGGCTATCTGGCGGCCAGCATGACATGCAAGGAAcaagttcatttttttggGACAGAAACTAAATCCCTTAATTTCAGCTGCTAAGGCTCAAGCAGTTATGGAGACTTTTCAAAGAATGCAAGCGAAGGAATAGGTGTGCACAAGAAGCACTGAAGGCAGCAAGCAGAGACAGTGGTATCCACCGCCTACAGGCCATTATAAAGTCAATTAGATGTTGTTGCCCACAAAGATCAGCAGAATAAAGGGCTAGGTGATGTCATCAGGTATTGCCATGGCCAAGTGATAGCTGCAGCACTCAAAAGCTCAAGGTTTCAGGAGAACGAATCTACAGCAGAAGCTGAAGCTGTCAAATGGGGGACGGAGGTGGCAAAAGAGGCAAGGTTAACAGCTGTGATCGTTGAAACGGATTGCAATGAAGTGGTTGGTCTAGCCAACAACAAAATCTGCAGCAGAATGGAGATCTTTTGGATTAtttcagaaattcaaagatGTGAAAGAgactttcaaaatttgaacatGCTCCAAGATCTTGTAATGACTTTGCTCACTCTTTTGCTAAAAGAGCCTTGAAAAGCTCTAAATCTGTCATATGGTGGATGATTTTCCAGCTAACGTAATATGTCTTTTCCCTTACATTAATGAATGACAGGATCACTTTcttatcacaaaaaaaaaaatgttaacaaAACCTCCAATCAAATGTAGCAAGTAGCTAATTTTAATAACTGGATACAGAACTttgacacaaaaaaaattcaaatatttaatatttcgATTCTTGAATTCATAATACTGATATGGCCGCAAGCCCTAAAAATAACTATTTCACATCCAGTTTTGCTCTAGCATGGCCTTGAGATATCTGGAACTGATCTGTCATGCCAAAATGAGCCATAAGGAGCCAGACATGAGTGAGAAGCTCTCCTCCTCGTTTTAGCTGACGTGCATGCTCACTTCCTCGACTCTGACTTGCAGCATAAGTTAACATTTCCAACCAAACATCTCTGACCATCTTCCATCTATTCTTTGAATCTGAAATTTCATTCAATGCAGATGCAACCCTGCATGCATCGAATAACACAGACTTGCTTCTGTCTCCTTTAACTTTAATGGGCAGGACTTGAGTTTTCACTTTCAGTAACATTTTGCAAGCTTGaattcttctttcctttctccGATCACAAGCTTTTGTGGCATGAGTTTGGCTCGTACAAAAAATGGACATTCGTTCTTCCCAAAAATTCTTTCCTTCAGAAAGAGTGTCTCGAAATCTAATAAGGCCTATACCAGCTGGCAATAAGGAAGGATACAAAAGTAAGAGAAACATCATGTACCTTGACAGGAGCTTGCCCATTTTTCGATTGATGTCACCTGAAATGTTGCCCCAACTACGTGAATAATAGCAAAGTTCTGTTGCAATGTGCCAGATAACAATGCTTTGATCAAATTCAACGTCCTTAATACTCCAATCAAGAGAAAGATGCTTATTATACTTTACAAGCGCAATGCTTCCCCTTTTGGTGCACAAGTCCCTAAGACTAACATTGCTTCCTATATTTTCCTTTAGTTGATCACATCTCTTCTTGACATATTTGAAGATTGACTTTTGTAAATACCTTGGCAATTCTTTGTAATTCTTGTATCGGTGCTTTTCCCATAGTTCACTGATGAAGCCGCACCTCAGGATTTTGTAGCAAGGTTTTTCTTTGAGGCAAACATGTGTAAGACTGTATTGCCCCATGGAACTTGACCACCTAGGAGGTTTAACCACTGATTCCATACAATTAATTGCTTTCAAgtatttgcttttcttttgctGAATGAACCACACATTGGACTGGTCTGAGAGAAGTAGAGCATAAGCTGCATATAATTCTAGAAAAATTGCCACACCTAGCAAAAGGTAAGTTATACTAATGTTCACCTTAGAATAATGCTGCTTGTCAGTAAAAGAGAAAATCCCCAGTACAATGCAGGTGAGCATAATAGTGATAAGACGGCGAACATGACCGCAAGGAGTGTAAATTACAGATGCCTTGGTGTAAAGCATATCATACATCAATCCTAGCTCGATGGCAATCACATTAAAAGCATCTTCCTGAGACATTTCCTGGAATAAAGATTGACTAATGTCGCGGTCCTGGAAACTGAGGATAAGATCTGCAAAAAGGCGCTTGAATGTCTGAAACAACCTATGAGCTATAATCAAGTTGCTGGCATCAGAAGTTGAGTCTTCTTCTCGATGAGGTATAGTTATTTCAACCTTATCTTTCACCTCTTTTGGCTCCACATAAAATCCCTCTGCATCTTTCAAACAGTACTCGTTCATGAATTTGGGATAGTTGGGACCAGGATCAGGATCTGTAAGCATAGAATCTCTAAGTTGATCCCTGCTTGCTAACCAAAGAGTACATGTCCTCTCTCCATACTTAATAAACCCAATCACAATCATTGGAATTGTAAGAAATGAAAGACGAGAGCCATTCCATGCCGTGAGAAATATGTAAAGAGTGGTCACAGTTTGGACGCCCAGTTGAAATGCATGGCGCAAGTACAATTCATTGTCTTCTACAGAGTAAGCTGTAATAGTATCAGGGCCACCCAAGTGAAGCAGAAAGAATGGTGCCCAAAATGCAGTAACTTCGTTGTTGGCGTCATCGACAGAACCTTTTTTCTCATAGATTTCACCTAGGTTATTTAAGAGTACACCAAGGGCCATGGTTGCTACGGCATCTGCAAGCAAGTAGGCACACCAAACTGGAACTTTAATCATAATTTTGGGATTACACTTCCTGCGATTGCCCATGAGAATTAGAGAGATTTGTGAGGCGAGGCTGAGGAAAACCAGTGCTCTCAGCTCCCATTCCTTCCACAAATCCTTTAACCTTTGAGGAATCACCTCCATCATCATCCTCTTTCTCGCCAAGATCAAGCTGCCGACAGCTGATAATTtacaatacaaaaataattgaagatttGATTTTCCCAGTGAATGACATAGATTAACCGTGAATGAGAGTAgtgtttaattttatctcaaattaaAGTATACCTGATTTCGTATTAATGAAAATGCCTACGCTAGAATTAAATCAGTTACGCACCTGCTGTGAGCATCATTTTGGCTATTGCAGTTCTTGTTCTAAACCTGTTTGAACTTGAGAGAAAGCAGACGTCTTGAGTTCTAACCAAGCCGTCATGCACAGTGTCTGAACAGCAGGAGATAACGGGCCCTCATGAAACCTGCACCACAGAAGCACCTTTCC
This window contains:
- the LOC102607484 gene encoding putative disease resistance RPP13-like protein 2, whose product is MAVETTVLPVIVKLREVEKEIIDPALASQVRDSIKELKSLEGQEGNGLSPEFLRAVYLAEDTIDTFLKEIRKEFYRQQNHLVKAGIDLRSAYIKSRFSDKMKKLVGVIKEESSAMLVDAAALTSGKSRKKPELQGTRSSTKLPVENAAFNNASEAANSNKKTGMLDFILNDEVKGLAELILSDYPSPLHIPVVDVAGSAETPELWKIYSCDDIKNHFQCRAWFLVPPRLDKRELAINILNQFAPTDVELEEKSLESPQTVVHNYLIHKRYLVILTDVRTPDIWEIIKFLFPNSLSGSRVILSFREADAAMHRNLNFFGGDLNLSFKEMKARSPLNEAVVVGNDDDVNTIRPHISVAEILGPEAEMVGLEDQLLRLAQLTMSSSSKYFLISVVGVAGCGKTTLVETIYNSSYIRQNFEYHAWANVYVSHDFDLRKVFIDILEQVTRVKIAEELALNELESRLIRLFQSKRYLIVLDDVHLPGAWYELQRIFSPNTSSSGSRVILLTREAFVARAFSPSIILLQLRPLNVDESWELFLKKVGREKRASELLNLKEKIWKKCGGLPLAICVLGGLLSTNRQIQNSDWEKVIEGFTPGGKKKEKQIQHVEQVASDKDQSGSRDELPPSDNLDASSIWGLGYKYLSAHLKACLHYLCLFPKSHEIPVRRLLQLWLAERFVTPSEGEEMTPEDRARKDFEQLEQRNMIEVVKRRSDGRPKTCRVPSTLYDTFQNAEKMGFYHHHKAKSDSTSSLPELCIRRLSEHLYNQNDSVPPDEYIECLHSYLSFDKRMGDKPADEVGNLLNKMINRRGYRLLRVLDLEGVYKPVLPETVGKLQLLRYFGLRWTFLDSIPESVGDLPCLETLDLKHTNITSLPKSIWKVKTLRHLYMNDIYLQMSVQKPFVKYSLTNLQTLWSLLIGNKSPPLNWLESLRGLKKLGLTCHIASLGQIAKWIQDLISLESLRLRSLNDFGEPSDLVIGPLNNHRALNELYLLGKLPEPLKLDKLPPNLRILTLSLSYLSEDPMPVLGQLKELNILRLFAHSFMGEEMTCGDGGFPKLRVLKLWVLKELREWTIGKEAMPELRELEIRCCKKMKKPIELEKLSTLKELTLTDMKKSFEYEVRGSMAKTVKIVINPPQGKNRHWGETESSARHHKLLLESN
- the LOC102607771 gene encoding uncharacterized protein LOC102607771; its protein translation is MMLTAAVGSLILARKRMMMEVIPQRLKDLWKEWELRALVFLSLASQISLILMGNRRKCNPKIMIKVPVWCAYLLADAVATMALGVLLNNLGEIYEKKGSVDDANNEVTAFWAPFFLLHLGGPDTITAYSVEDNELYLRHAFQLGVQTVTTLYIFLTAWNGSRLSFLTIPMIVIGFIKYGERTCTLWLASRDQLRDSMLTDPDPGPNYPKFMNEYCLKDAEGFYVEPKEVKDKVEITIPHREEDSTSDASNLIIAHRLFQTFKRLFADLILSFQDRDISQSLFQEMSQEDAFNVIAIELGLMYDMLYTKASVIYTPCGHVRRLITIMLTCIVLGIFSFTDKQHYSKVNISITYLLLGVAIFLELYAAYALLLSDQSNVWFIQQKKSKYLKAINCMESVVKPPRWSSSMGQYSLTHVCLKEKPCYKILRCGFISELWEKHRYKNYKELPRYLQKSIFKYVKKRCDQLKENIGSNVSLRDLCTKRGSIALVKYNKHLSLDWSIKDVEFDQSIVIWHIATELCYYSRSWGNISGDINRKMGKLLSRYMMFLLLLYPSLLPAGIGLIRFRDTLSEGKNFWEERMSIFCTSQTHATKACDRRKERRIQACKMLLKVKTQVLPIKVKGDRSKSVLFDACRVASALNEISDSKNRWKMVRDVWLEMLTYAASQSRGSEHARQLKRGGELLTHVWLLMAHFGMTDQFQISQGHARAKLDVK